One Mycobacteroides salmoniphilum DNA segment encodes these proteins:
- the yidC gene encoding membrane protein insertase YidC, with amino-acid sequence MFDWFSLGFIYYPVSAIMWVWYKLFAYLLGPKNFFAWALSVMFLVFTLRAILYKPFVRQIRTTRQMQELQPQIKALQKKYKNDRQRMALEMQKLQRDHGFNPILGCLPMLAQIPVFLGLFHVLRSFNRTTGGFGQVHMSVEANRATGNYIFSAGDVANFLDANLFGAPLGATMIQTTGLDAFTEFNRWAVAGVAVPLMILAGVATYFNSRASIARQSPEAQANPQTQIMNRLALYVFPLGVVVGGPFLPLAIILYWVANNIWTFGQQHYVFNNIAKEEEEKKQADLERRAANAPKPGAKPTRGGKNQPTKQADESDNNADGVEVAESDGTDEDTGGQASPNSTNGSGTTSRTPKPGARPDRRRKR; translated from the coding sequence ATGTTTGATTGGTTCAGTCTCGGGTTCATCTATTACCCGGTCTCGGCGATCATGTGGGTTTGGTACAAGCTGTTCGCCTACCTGTTGGGGCCCAAGAACTTCTTCGCGTGGGCGCTGTCGGTGATGTTCCTCGTGTTCACCCTGCGCGCGATTTTGTACAAGCCATTCGTCCGGCAGATCCGGACCACGCGGCAGATGCAGGAGCTTCAGCCACAAATCAAGGCGCTGCAGAAGAAGTACAAGAACGACCGCCAGCGCATGGCGCTGGAGATGCAGAAGCTGCAGCGCGATCACGGCTTCAACCCGATCCTGGGATGCCTGCCGATGCTGGCGCAGATCCCGGTATTCCTGGGCCTGTTCCATGTGTTGCGTTCGTTCAACCGAACCACCGGTGGCTTCGGTCAGGTGCATATGTCGGTGGAGGCGAACCGCGCCACCGGGAACTACATTTTCAGCGCGGGTGACGTCGCCAACTTCCTGGACGCGAATCTGTTCGGGGCGCCGCTGGGCGCGACCATGATTCAGACCACGGGTCTGGACGCGTTCACCGAATTCAATAGGTGGGCCGTGGCGGGTGTCGCGGTGCCATTGATGATCCTCGCCGGCGTCGCAACCTACTTCAACAGCCGGGCGTCGATCGCGCGTCAGAGCCCCGAGGCTCAAGCCAACCCGCAGACCCAAATCATGAACCGGTTGGCGTTGTACGTCTTCCCGCTGGGCGTGGTGGTCGGTGGACCGTTCCTGCCGCTGGCGATCATCCTGTACTGGGTGGCGAACAACATCTGGACGTTCGGGCAGCAGCACTACGTCTTCAACAACATCGCCAAGGAAGAAGAAGAGAAGAAGCAGGCGGATCTGGAGCGTCGGGCAGCCAACGCCCCGAAGCCGGGTGCCAAGCCGACACGTGGCGGCAAGAACCAACCGACCAAACAAGCAGACGAGTCCGACAACAACGCAGACGGCGTCGAGGTTGCGGAGTCCGATGGTACGGACGAGGACACCGGGGGACAGGCTTCCCCGAACTCCACAAATGGATCAGGCACGACGAGCCGCACCCCGAAGCCGGGTGCCCGGCCCGATCGTCGCCGCAAGCGCTAA